Proteins encoded in a region of the Labeo rohita strain BAU-BD-2019 chromosome 22, IGBB_LRoh.1.0, whole genome shotgun sequence genome:
- the LOC127153868 gene encoding cytokine receptor common subunit beta isoform X3: MCPNISIFLALTVLWTSALTGCPQHGMFAPESFALESLECRNDYRSHIRCSWRTDPHVQLSLFHMDPDDHQVSPCVQTPNPSQNPAGQERVYCQYNTSLFAIGFDDVFFFHTPHLSGISKTFRLTKFEDMAPDWNFYQLDDTQPPSPLTSDPFRHHDQERSVKIYHEIIKDKKGGKIHTKPTQNHMADSGNNTEVLSDRPELISDYSLPGPSNLNCVLNDGNNLSCSWDLKTDLAQYIRYMLSYRTHSTAPDEWCCVEKVKVINEGDLLRMVGAFSVFEPGVLQVQLTSTAVTKVIRSYEHIQPACPSGLSVEMRGEDWILNWTLTKYRTVLLTTELKYWSLLTPEDVKSIFLSDGEMVFDLSERSLKGSSEYRAQVRCNVSTSRRLGWRYTGYPSEWTDPVSWTTRPEPLAPHVVTFLLYFLIATLASAVSIIAFIILVVVQRRLREWDVSLPSPVHSKVSEVSQYPQMDHFPCCTELKDPDISNAQIVDVYPQLSSFDSENSLTPDANNHCQETEDSQVILHVADPCFVSLCSSGIVIGIDSPFQPCTSNFHDPVLPCSEGYMRNPGTTQNTSQEARCLNVEMGDRYMNCPGPDLVSPKRRTNPHSLHRQRDLNTDVFHLPALGKI; the protein is encoded by the exons ATGTGTCCAAACATCTCTATCTTTTTGGCTCTGACTGTACTGTGGACATCAGCCCTCACAGGATGTCCTCAACATGGCATGTTTGCTCCAG AATCTTTTGCTCTGGAGTCTTTGGAGTGCCGTAATGACTACCGCTCTCATATCCGCTGCAGCTGGAGAACTGATCCTCATGTTCAGCTCTCTCTGTTCCACATGGATCCAGATGACCACCA AGTATCGCCCTGTGTTCAGACTCCTAACCCTTCCCAGAATCCTGCTGGGCAGGAGAGAGTGTATTGTCAGTATAACACATCTCTATTTGCCATCGGCTTTGATGACGTGTTTTTCTTCCACACGCCACACTTGTCCGGCATTTCCAAAACCTTCAGACTCACGAAATTCG AAGATATGGCTCCAGACTGGAATTTTTACCAGCTAGACGACACACAACCTCCCTCAcctttgacctctgaccccttCAGACATCATGACCAAGAGCGCTCA GTCAAAATTTACCATGAAATAATCAAGGACAAAAAAGGCGGGAAAATTCACACCAAACCAACACAGAATCACATGGCAGACAGCGGGAACAACACAGAGGTGTTGTCTGACAGGCCAGAACTGATATCTGATT ATTCTCTCCCTGGTCCATCTAACCTAAACTGCGTGCTCAACGACGGGAATAATTTGAGCTGTAGCTGGGATCTCAAGACAGATTTGGCCCAGTACATCAGATACATGCTGTCCTACCGGACACACTCCACTGCACC GGATGAGTGGTGCTGTGTTGAGAAGGTGAAGGTTATAAATGAAGGAGATTTGTTGAGGATGGTTGGTGCCTTCAGCGTTTTTGAGCCTGGAGTGCTGCAGGTGCAACTCACATCGACGGCGGTGACCAAAGTGATCCGCTCTTATGAACACA TCCAGCCTGCATGTCCCTCTGGTCTAAGTGTTGAAATGAGAGGAGAAGACTGGATTTTGAACTGGACTTTAACAAAGTACCGTACTGTGCTTCTCACTACTGAACTCAAGTACTGGAGCCTACTAACTCCA GAGGATGTTAAGAGCATCTTTCTCTCTGATGGAGAGATGGTGTTTGATTTATCAGAGCGTTCTCTCAAGGGTTCCTCAGAGTACCGTGCTCAGGTTCGCTGTAATGTGAGCACATCCAGACGTTTAGGATGGCGTTACACTGGATATCCCTCAGAGTGGACCGACCCAGTCTCCTGGACCACACGGCCTG aacCTCTTGCGCCCCATGTGGTTACATTTCTCCTGTACTTCCTCATTGCGACTCTTGCGTCGGCAGTCTCCATCATAGCTTTCATCATTCTTGTTGTCGTTCAGcg aAGACTGAGAGAATGGGATGTGTCTCTTCCCTCTCCTGTCCACAGCAAAGTCTCAGAGGTGTCACAG TATCCTCAGATGGACCACTTCCCTTGCTGTACTGAACTGAAGGATCCGGATATCAGCAACGCTCAGATTGTAGATGTTTATCCGCAGTTGTCTTCATT CGATTCAGAAAACTCCTTAACCCCTGATGCCAACAACCACTGCCAAGAAACCGAGGACAGTCAAGTGATTTTGCACGTTGCCGATCCATGCTTTGTGTCCTTGTGTTCCTCTGGAATTGTGATAGGAATAGATAGTCCATTCCAGCCTTGTACCTCCAACTTCCATGACCCAGTTCTCCCATGTTCAGAGGGATACATGCGGAATCCTGGCACTACCCAGAATACTTCTCAAGAGGCTCGCTGTCTGAATGTAGAAATGGGTGACAGGTACATGAATTGCCCTGGGCCTGATTTGGTCTCACCTAAACGAAGGACAAATCCTCATTCGCTTCATAGACAACGGGATTTAAACACAGATGTTTTTCATTTACCTGCTCTAGGAAAAATCTGa
- the LOC127153868 gene encoding cytokine receptor common subunit beta isoform X1, translating to MLVFSMCPNISIFLALTVLWTSALTGCPQHGMFAPESFALESLECRNDYRSHIRCSWRTDPHVQLSLFHMDPDDHQVSPCVQTPNPSQNPAGQERVYCQYNTSLFAIGFDDVFFFHTPHLSGISKTFRLTKFEDMAPDWNFYQLDDTQPPSPLTSDPFRHHDQERSVKIYHEIIKDKKGGKIHTKPTQNHMADSGNNTEVLSDRPELISDYSLPGPSNLNCVLNDGNNLSCSWDLKTDLAQYIRYMLSYRTHSTAPDEWCCVEKVKVINEGDLLRMVGAFSVFEPGVLQVQLTSTAVTKVIRSYEHIQPACPSGLSVEMRGEDWILNWTLTKYRTVLLTTELKYWSLLTPEDVKSIFLSDGEMVFDLSERSLKGSSEYRAQVRCNVSTSRRLGWRYTGYPSEWTDPVSWTTRPEPLAPHVVTFLLYFLIATLASAVSIIAFIILVVVQRRLREWDVSLPSPVHSKVSEVSQYPQMDHFPCCTELKDPDISNAQIVDVYPQLSSFDSENSLTPDANNHCQETEDSQVILHVADPCFVSLCSSGIVIGIDSPFQPCTSNFHDPVLPCSEGYMRNPGTTQNTSQEARCLNVEMGDRYMNCPGPDLVSPKRRTNPHSLHRQRDLNTDVFHLPALGKI from the exons ATG TTAGTATTCTCCATGTGTCCAAACATCTCTATCTTTTTGGCTCTGACTGTACTGTGGACATCAGCCCTCACAGGATGTCCTCAACATGGCATGTTTGCTCCAG AATCTTTTGCTCTGGAGTCTTTGGAGTGCCGTAATGACTACCGCTCTCATATCCGCTGCAGCTGGAGAACTGATCCTCATGTTCAGCTCTCTCTGTTCCACATGGATCCAGATGACCACCA AGTATCGCCCTGTGTTCAGACTCCTAACCCTTCCCAGAATCCTGCTGGGCAGGAGAGAGTGTATTGTCAGTATAACACATCTCTATTTGCCATCGGCTTTGATGACGTGTTTTTCTTCCACACGCCACACTTGTCCGGCATTTCCAAAACCTTCAGACTCACGAAATTCG AAGATATGGCTCCAGACTGGAATTTTTACCAGCTAGACGACACACAACCTCCCTCAcctttgacctctgaccccttCAGACATCATGACCAAGAGCGCTCA GTCAAAATTTACCATGAAATAATCAAGGACAAAAAAGGCGGGAAAATTCACACCAAACCAACACAGAATCACATGGCAGACAGCGGGAACAACACAGAGGTGTTGTCTGACAGGCCAGAACTGATATCTGATT ATTCTCTCCCTGGTCCATCTAACCTAAACTGCGTGCTCAACGACGGGAATAATTTGAGCTGTAGCTGGGATCTCAAGACAGATTTGGCCCAGTACATCAGATACATGCTGTCCTACCGGACACACTCCACTGCACC GGATGAGTGGTGCTGTGTTGAGAAGGTGAAGGTTATAAATGAAGGAGATTTGTTGAGGATGGTTGGTGCCTTCAGCGTTTTTGAGCCTGGAGTGCTGCAGGTGCAACTCACATCGACGGCGGTGACCAAAGTGATCCGCTCTTATGAACACA TCCAGCCTGCATGTCCCTCTGGTCTAAGTGTTGAAATGAGAGGAGAAGACTGGATTTTGAACTGGACTTTAACAAAGTACCGTACTGTGCTTCTCACTACTGAACTCAAGTACTGGAGCCTACTAACTCCA GAGGATGTTAAGAGCATCTTTCTCTCTGATGGAGAGATGGTGTTTGATTTATCAGAGCGTTCTCTCAAGGGTTCCTCAGAGTACCGTGCTCAGGTTCGCTGTAATGTGAGCACATCCAGACGTTTAGGATGGCGTTACACTGGATATCCCTCAGAGTGGACCGACCCAGTCTCCTGGACCACACGGCCTG aacCTCTTGCGCCCCATGTGGTTACATTTCTCCTGTACTTCCTCATTGCGACTCTTGCGTCGGCAGTCTCCATCATAGCTTTCATCATTCTTGTTGTCGTTCAGcg aAGACTGAGAGAATGGGATGTGTCTCTTCCCTCTCCTGTCCACAGCAAAGTCTCAGAGGTGTCACAG TATCCTCAGATGGACCACTTCCCTTGCTGTACTGAACTGAAGGATCCGGATATCAGCAACGCTCAGATTGTAGATGTTTATCCGCAGTTGTCTTCATT CGATTCAGAAAACTCCTTAACCCCTGATGCCAACAACCACTGCCAAGAAACCGAGGACAGTCAAGTGATTTTGCACGTTGCCGATCCATGCTTTGTGTCCTTGTGTTCCTCTGGAATTGTGATAGGAATAGATAGTCCATTCCAGCCTTGTACCTCCAACTTCCATGACCCAGTTCTCCCATGTTCAGAGGGATACATGCGGAATCCTGGCACTACCCAGAATACTTCTCAAGAGGCTCGCTGTCTGAATGTAGAAATGGGTGACAGGTACATGAATTGCCCTGGGCCTGATTTGGTCTCACCTAAACGAAGGACAAATCCTCATTCGCTTCATAGACAACGGGATTTAAACACAGATGTTTTTCATTTACCTGCTCTAGGAAAAATCTGa
- the LOC127153868 gene encoding cytokine receptor common subunit beta isoform X2, with protein sequence MLVFSMCPNISIFLALTVLWTSALTGCPQHGMFAPESFALESLECRNDYRSHIRCSWRTDPHVQLSLFHMDPDDHQVSPCVQTPNPSQNPAGQERVYCQYNTSLFAIGFDDVFFFHTPHLSGISKTFRLTKFDMAPDWNFYQLDDTQPPSPLTSDPFRHHDQERSVKIYHEIIKDKKGGKIHTKPTQNHMADSGNNTEVLSDRPELISDYSLPGPSNLNCVLNDGNNLSCSWDLKTDLAQYIRYMLSYRTHSTAPDEWCCVEKVKVINEGDLLRMVGAFSVFEPGVLQVQLTSTAVTKVIRSYEHIQPACPSGLSVEMRGEDWILNWTLTKYRTVLLTTELKYWSLLTPEDVKSIFLSDGEMVFDLSERSLKGSSEYRAQVRCNVSTSRRLGWRYTGYPSEWTDPVSWTTRPEPLAPHVVTFLLYFLIATLASAVSIIAFIILVVVQRRLREWDVSLPSPVHSKVSEVSQYPQMDHFPCCTELKDPDISNAQIVDVYPQLSSFDSENSLTPDANNHCQETEDSQVILHVADPCFVSLCSSGIVIGIDSPFQPCTSNFHDPVLPCSEGYMRNPGTTQNTSQEARCLNVEMGDRYMNCPGPDLVSPKRRTNPHSLHRQRDLNTDVFHLPALGKI encoded by the exons ATG TTAGTATTCTCCATGTGTCCAAACATCTCTATCTTTTTGGCTCTGACTGTACTGTGGACATCAGCCCTCACAGGATGTCCTCAACATGGCATGTTTGCTCCAG AATCTTTTGCTCTGGAGTCTTTGGAGTGCCGTAATGACTACCGCTCTCATATCCGCTGCAGCTGGAGAACTGATCCTCATGTTCAGCTCTCTCTGTTCCACATGGATCCAGATGACCACCA AGTATCGCCCTGTGTTCAGACTCCTAACCCTTCCCAGAATCCTGCTGGGCAGGAGAGAGTGTATTGTCAGTATAACACATCTCTATTTGCCATCGGCTTTGATGACGTGTTTTTCTTCCACACGCCACACTTGTCCGGCATTTCCAAAACCTTCAGACTCACGAAATTCG ATATGGCTCCAGACTGGAATTTTTACCAGCTAGACGACACACAACCTCCCTCAcctttgacctctgaccccttCAGACATCATGACCAAGAGCGCTCA GTCAAAATTTACCATGAAATAATCAAGGACAAAAAAGGCGGGAAAATTCACACCAAACCAACACAGAATCACATGGCAGACAGCGGGAACAACACAGAGGTGTTGTCTGACAGGCCAGAACTGATATCTGATT ATTCTCTCCCTGGTCCATCTAACCTAAACTGCGTGCTCAACGACGGGAATAATTTGAGCTGTAGCTGGGATCTCAAGACAGATTTGGCCCAGTACATCAGATACATGCTGTCCTACCGGACACACTCCACTGCACC GGATGAGTGGTGCTGTGTTGAGAAGGTGAAGGTTATAAATGAAGGAGATTTGTTGAGGATGGTTGGTGCCTTCAGCGTTTTTGAGCCTGGAGTGCTGCAGGTGCAACTCACATCGACGGCGGTGACCAAAGTGATCCGCTCTTATGAACACA TCCAGCCTGCATGTCCCTCTGGTCTAAGTGTTGAAATGAGAGGAGAAGACTGGATTTTGAACTGGACTTTAACAAAGTACCGTACTGTGCTTCTCACTACTGAACTCAAGTACTGGAGCCTACTAACTCCA GAGGATGTTAAGAGCATCTTTCTCTCTGATGGAGAGATGGTGTTTGATTTATCAGAGCGTTCTCTCAAGGGTTCCTCAGAGTACCGTGCTCAGGTTCGCTGTAATGTGAGCACATCCAGACGTTTAGGATGGCGTTACACTGGATATCCCTCAGAGTGGACCGACCCAGTCTCCTGGACCACACGGCCTG aacCTCTTGCGCCCCATGTGGTTACATTTCTCCTGTACTTCCTCATTGCGACTCTTGCGTCGGCAGTCTCCATCATAGCTTTCATCATTCTTGTTGTCGTTCAGcg aAGACTGAGAGAATGGGATGTGTCTCTTCCCTCTCCTGTCCACAGCAAAGTCTCAGAGGTGTCACAG TATCCTCAGATGGACCACTTCCCTTGCTGTACTGAACTGAAGGATCCGGATATCAGCAACGCTCAGATTGTAGATGTTTATCCGCAGTTGTCTTCATT CGATTCAGAAAACTCCTTAACCCCTGATGCCAACAACCACTGCCAAGAAACCGAGGACAGTCAAGTGATTTTGCACGTTGCCGATCCATGCTTTGTGTCCTTGTGTTCCTCTGGAATTGTGATAGGAATAGATAGTCCATTCCAGCCTTGTACCTCCAACTTCCATGACCCAGTTCTCCCATGTTCAGAGGGATACATGCGGAATCCTGGCACTACCCAGAATACTTCTCAAGAGGCTCGCTGTCTGAATGTAGAAATGGGTGACAGGTACATGAATTGCCCTGGGCCTGATTTGGTCTCACCTAAACGAAGGACAAATCCTCATTCGCTTCATAGACAACGGGATTTAAACACAGATGTTTTTCATTTACCTGCTCTAGGAAAAATCTGa